Within Roseibium sp. HPY-6, the genomic segment TCGATCCGGACTTGCGCTCGTTTGACAATAAAGCGCCAGCTTCCAATGATCGCTTGTAGTCGTCGAAGTGCTCCGGCTCCACCGTGTGGAAACGAGTGGAGGGTGTCTTAAAGGCGAGAGCAAGTGCGATGCCGCTGGAGAGCCCTCCTCCGCCGGTGCAGGCCAGAACATCGTCAAGCTGCAATCCCAGCTCGGCTGCTTGCATGGCCAGCTCCAGACCGACCGTCCCTTGTCCCGCGATCACGGCTGGATCATTGAACGGATGAACAAAGGTTGCACCCGTTTCCGCACAAAGGTTCGCAGCGATCCGGTCGCGGTCTTCATTTTCCCGATCATACGTCACCACATTTGCCCCGAACGCTCGCGTGCGCTCCAATTTGATCCTGGGTGCATCTGCCGGCATGACGATGGTCGCCTCGACACCGAGAATGCGCGCACTGGCAGCAACTCCCTGTGCATGGTTCCCGGAAGAGCAGGCCACAACGCCTTTAGAGCGCGCTTCTTCAGGAATGAGGTTTAGGCAATTGAAAGCGCCGCGGAATTTGAACGACCCGCTGCGCTGCAGGTTTTCAGGTTTGATGAGAACAGTCGCCCCTGCCCGCTCGTCCAGCGCCGGATGCCGCATTAACGGGGTTCTCACTGCATACCCGTCTATGCGGTCTGCTGCCTGTGCCACATCGGAATAGGTAACGGCCTTTCCCGCGTAGTCCGGCTTGGCACTTTCGCTCGGTTGAACAACAGTCTCAGTCATCAGCTTGCACCCTGAAGCAAGAAATTC encodes:
- a CDS encoding threonine/serine dehydratase, giving the protein MTETVVQPSESAKPDYAGKAVTYSDVAQAADRIDGYAVRTPLMRHPALDERAGATVLIKPENLQRSGSFKFRGAFNCLNLIPEEARSKGVVACSSGNHAQGVAASARILGVEATIVMPADAPRIKLERTRAFGANVVTYDRENEDRDRIAANLCAETGATFVHPFNDPAVIAGQGTVGLELAMQAAELGLQLDDVLACTGGGGLSSGIALALAFKTPSTRFHTVEPEHFDDYKRSLEAGALLSNERKSGSICDALLSETPGEIGFSILRQLAGEGVTITDEEALDAVAFAFRELKLVVEPGGAAALAAVLTGKLPLKGKTVSLVLTGGNIDPDMLMRALSR